A stretch of DNA from Rathayibacter sp. VKM Ac-2762:
CGGGGAAGGTCATCGACTCCGGAGTACCAGAGTGCGGCCGCTCGCGCGAACCGGCTGAACCGTTCGGGCCCCCGTAACGTTGGTGCAGGAAGAGGTGGAGATGTCCGAGGATCAGGCCCAGATGCTGCGTGCGCTGCACGACGAGCACGCCAGCGCGCTCTGGCGGTTCGTGCTGCGCCTGACCGGCGACCGCCAGATGGCGGAGGACGTCGTGCAGGAGGCGCTGCTGCGCGCCTGGAAGCACCCCGAGATCCTCGCCCAGGGCGAGGCCGCCGCCCGCTCCTGGCTCTACACCGTGGCCCGGAACCTCGTCATCGACGACCGCCGCAGCGCCCGCTACGCCCGGGAGCTGGGCACGGACGAGGTCCCTGAGCGCCCGACCGCCGACCGCACCGACCAGGTGCTCGACGCCTGGCTGCTCTCGGACGCGCTCAGCGGACTGAGCCACGACCACCGCGCCGTCATCGTGCACGCCTACTACGGCGGCCGCACGGTCACCGAGATCGCCGCGCTGCTGGGGATCGCCCCGGGCACCGTCAAGTCGCGGATGCACTACGGGATGCGGGCCCTCAAGCTCGCACTGCAGGAGCGGGGGGTGACGGAGCTGTGAGCCGCGACCCCTCCTCCGACGACCGGCGCGACGACCCCTTCCGCGACTGGGACGCCGCGTACCTCCTCGGATCCCTGA
This window harbors:
- a CDS encoding sigma-70 family RNA polymerase sigma factor, producing MSEDQAQMLRALHDEHASALWRFVLRLTGDRQMAEDVVQEALLRAWKHPEILAQGEAAARSWLYTVARNLVIDDRRSARYARELGTDEVPERPTADRTDQVLDAWLLSDALSGLSHDHRAVIVHAYYGGRTVTEIAALLGIAPGTVKSRMHYGMRALKLALQERGVTEL